A region from the Chroogloeocystis siderophila 5.2 s.c.1 genome encodes:
- the menB gene encoding 1,4-dihydroxy-2-naphthoyl-CoA synthase, with protein MQNWQTAKTYEDILYHKTDGIAKITINRPHKRNAFRPKTVFELYDAFVDAREDTSIGVVLFTGAGPHTDGKYAFCAGGDQSVRGTAGYVDDEGVPRLNVLDLQRLIRSMPKVVIALVAGYAIGGGHVLHLICDLTIAADNAIFGQTGPKVGSFDGGFGASYLARIVGQKKAREIWFLCRQYTAAQALEMGLVNCVVPVEQLEAEGIQWANEILEKSPIAIRCLKAAFNADCDGQAGLQELAGNATLLYYMTEEGAEGKQAFLEKRKPDFRQYPWLP; from the coding sequence ATGCAAAACTGGCAAACGGCTAAAACCTACGAAGATATCCTCTATCACAAAACCGACGGTATTGCCAAAATTACCATCAATCGTCCGCACAAGCGGAATGCGTTTCGTCCCAAAACTGTCTTTGAACTTTACGATGCTTTTGTTGATGCTCGTGAAGATACGAGTATTGGTGTTGTTTTATTTACAGGTGCAGGACCACATACAGATGGTAAATACGCATTTTGTGCGGGGGGAGATCAAAGTGTGAGGGGAACTGCGGGATATGTTGATGATGAAGGTGTTCCTCGGTTGAATGTATTAGATTTACAACGGTTAATTCGTTCGATGCCGAAAGTCGTCATCGCGCTTGTTGCTGGGTATGCGATCGGCGGCGGACATGTACTGCATTTGATTTGCGACTTAACAATTGCTGCGGATAACGCAATTTTTGGTCAAACAGGTCCTAAAGTGGGTAGTTTTGATGGTGGATTTGGTGCAAGTTACCTTGCCCGTATTGTCGGGCAAAAAAAAGCGCGAGAAATTTGGTTTCTCTGTCGCCAATACACCGCAGCCCAAGCTTTAGAAATGGGTCTAGTTAATTGCGTTGTGCCTGTAGAACAACTAGAGGCCGAAGGAATTCAATGGGCAAACGAAATTTTAGAAAAAAGCCCGATCGCAATTCGCTGTCTTAAAGCTGCATTCAATGCTGATTGTGATGGTCAAGCAGGTTTACAAGAACTTGCCGGCAATGCAACTTTACTCTACTACATGACTGAAGAAGGAGCCGAAGGAAAACAGGCTTTCTTAGAAAAGCGTAAACCTGATTTTCGTCAATACCCTTGGCTACCTTAA
- a CDS encoding DciA family protein has translation MSFKSLEQLVGAFIEQNALHEQPLPRVVKCWADVVGAAVAAHTHPLSIQRNILWVATSSAAWAQNLTFERQRILTKLNPYLPPNNLLVDIRFSTAGWQRSPTINQDNTPIKNDHPSYIVTAATRKNHLRAVPENPRAAFQHWQNTTRSRSRGLPLCPQCQSPTPPGELQRWQVCSFCAAKKW, from the coding sequence ATGTCTTTCAAATCGCTTGAGCAACTTGTGGGTGCTTTTATTGAGCAGAACGCTTTGCACGAGCAACCGTTGCCACGGGTCGTTAAGTGTTGGGCTGATGTTGTTGGTGCTGCGGTGGCGGCGCATACGCACCCGCTTTCGATTCAACGTAATATTTTGTGGGTGGCAACATCGAGCGCGGCTTGGGCGCAAAATCTTACTTTTGAACGCCAGCGCATCTTAACGAAACTCAACCCTTATTTACCACCAAATAATCTCTTAGTTGATATTCGCTTCTCTACAGCAGGATGGCAGCGATCGCCAACGATTAACCAAGACAATACCCCAATAAAAAACGATCATCCTAGCTATATTGTCACAGCGGCGACGCGTAAAAATCACCTCCGCGCTGTGCCAGAAAATCCACGTGCGGCATTTCAACATTGGCAGAATACGACGCGATCGCGATCACGCGGGCTACCCCTTTGTCCGCAATGTCAATCTCCTACACCTCCAGGAGAACTACAGCGCTGGCAAGTCTGCTCGTTTTGTGCTGCTAAAAAATGGTAA
- a CDS encoding PspA/IM30 family protein — protein sequence MGLIDRIGRVFRSNVNSLVSNAEDPEKILEQTVAQMQDELVQLRQAVASAIATQKRTERQAQQAQFTAEEWYRRAQLALQQGNDTLAREALTKRKSYQETASAMQSQIEQQNAIISRMKKDMQMLESKISEAKSKKDMFIARARSAEATARLNEMLGGVNTSQSLGAFERMEERVMQLEAQSELIADMGTDDLQKQFDSLATDDNIDAELARMKAQLPGKPNSPQLPGMSTTQDRNLERRE from the coding sequence ATGGGATTGATTGACCGCATCGGGCGGGTGTTTAGATCGAATGTCAATTCTTTAGTCAGTAATGCGGAAGACCCAGAAAAAATTCTAGAGCAGACAGTCGCACAGATGCAGGATGAACTCGTGCAACTCAGGCAAGCGGTAGCAAGTGCGATCGCCACACAAAAACGTACCGAACGTCAAGCACAACAAGCTCAATTTACCGCCGAAGAATGGTATCGCCGCGCGCAACTAGCACTGCAACAAGGAAATGATACCTTAGCCCGCGAAGCTTTAACAAAACGCAAGTCTTATCAAGAAACTGCCAGCGCCATGCAATCGCAAATCGAGCAACAAAATGCGATCATCAGTCGCATGAAAAAGGATATGCAGATGCTAGAAAGCAAAATATCCGAAGCCAAATCGAAAAAAGATATGTTTATTGCACGGGCGCGATCAGCAGAAGCAACCGCAAGACTCAATGAAATGCTAGGTGGAGTGAATACGAGTCAATCCTTAGGTGCTTTTGAACGCATGGAAGAACGGGTGATGCAACTCGAAGCGCAATCAGAATTAATCGCCGACATGGGAACCGACGATTTACAAAAACAATTCGACTCGCTAGCAACAGATGATAATATTGATGCTGAACTCGCACGCATGAAAGCACAACTACCAGGTAAGCCAAACTCACCGCAATTACCTGGAATGTCTACTACTCAAGATAGAAATCTCGAACGTAGGGAATAG
- a CDS encoding PspA/IM30 family protein, producing the protein MGLFDRISRVVKANLNDMVSKAEDPEKMLEQSLLEMQEDLVQLRQSVAQAIAAQRRTEQQYNQAQNEANKWQRNAQLALQKGDENLARQALERKKTYAETANALRGSLEQQTSQIDTLKRNLIALESKISEAKTKKDMLKARITAAKAQEQLQGAVGRMGTSSAMAAFERMEEKVMLQEARAQSAAELATDNLESQFAALEAGSDVDDELAALKAQMSLPGGSPQQASLPPSEQSSPKSEPVDAELEQLKKQLDQL; encoded by the coding sequence ATGGGATTATTTGATCGAATCAGTCGGGTCGTCAAAGCTAACCTCAACGACATGGTGAGCAAAGCCGAAGACCCAGAAAAAATGCTCGAACAGTCGCTGCTAGAAATGCAGGAAGACTTAGTGCAACTACGTCAGAGTGTCGCCCAAGCGATCGCCGCGCAACGACGCACCGAACAACAGTACAATCAAGCACAAAACGAAGCAAACAAGTGGCAGCGTAATGCCCAACTCGCACTGCAAAAAGGCGACGAAAACTTAGCCCGCCAAGCCCTCGAACGCAAGAAAACCTACGCCGAAACAGCGAATGCCTTGCGTGGTAGTCTCGAGCAACAAACAAGCCAAATTGACACGCTCAAGCGTAACCTAATTGCCCTAGAAAGCAAAATATCCGAAGCCAAAACGAAGAAAGATATGCTCAAGGCACGGATCACCGCGGCGAAAGCCCAAGAACAACTGCAAGGTGCTGTTGGTAGAATGGGAACAAGCAGTGCAATGGCAGCGTTTGAGCGGATGGAAGAAAAAGTCATGCTGCAAGAAGCCCGCGCACAATCCGCCGCTGAGTTAGCAACAGATAATCTCGAAAGTCAGTTCGCGGCGCTAGAAGCCGGCAGTGATGTTGACGACGAACTCGCCGCGCTTAAAGCGCAAATGTCGCTGCCAGGAGGTTCACCGCAGCAAGCATCGCTCCCACCCTCAGAACAATCATCACCCAAATCTGAGCCAGTTGATGCTGAATTAGAGCAACTGAAAAAACAGCTAGACCAATTGTAA
- the trxA gene encoding thioredoxin, translated as MSSVTVISDKEFETEVLQADQPVLVYFWASWCGPCRLMSPTIDWAATTYADRLKVVKMEVDPNPETVKQYQVEGVPALRLIQNQQVLEATEGVIPKQKLIEILDTHFH; from the coding sequence ATGAGCAGCGTTACTGTAATATCAGATAAAGAATTTGAAACTGAAGTTTTGCAAGCAGACCAACCAGTATTAGTCTATTTTTGGGCTTCCTGGTGTGGTCCTTGTCGTTTAATGTCACCAACAATTGACTGGGCAGCAACAACATACGCCGATCGCCTAAAAGTTGTCAAAATGGAAGTAGACCCCAATCCTGAAACTGTCAAGCAGTATCAAGTCGAAGGTGTACCCGCGCTGCGGCTCATTCAAAATCAGCAAGTGCTAGAAGCTACCGAAGGCGTGATTCCCAAACAAAAATTGATTGAGATCCTAGATACCCATTTCCACTAG
- a CDS encoding LL-diaminopimelate aminotransferase — MEFAKRLEYLQANVFADMDQAKARAIAAGKDLIDLSLGSSDLPAAPHVLDAIAQSLPDRSTHGYLLFHGTRAFREAAASWYTSKFGISVDPETEVLPLIGSQEGTAHLPLAVLNPGDFALLLDPGYPSHAGGVYLASGQIYPMPLRAENGFLPVFADIPAPVLAQSRMMVLSYPHNPTSAIAPLAFFQAAVAFCQQHNLVLVHDFPYVDLVFTQGSQNSQLLAPSILQADPEKSVSIEFFTLSKSYNMGGFRVGYAIGNAKLIRALRQVKAAVDFNQYRGILNGAIAALTGSQSQVSIVVKTFRQRRDAFIDALHRINWQVPTPDATMYIWAKLPKQWNDSIQFCTELVETTGVAASPGAGFGKFGEGYVRFALVRDPAILETAVERIATFLHSR, encoded by the coding sequence ATGGAGTTTGCTAAGCGTTTAGAATATCTCCAAGCCAATGTCTTTGCAGATATGGATCAAGCAAAGGCACGAGCGATCGCCGCAGGAAAAGACTTGATTGACTTGTCGCTCGGATCTTCAGATCTTCCAGCCGCACCCCATGTACTTGATGCGATCGCCCAATCTTTACCAGATCGCAGCACGCACGGTTATTTACTGTTTCACGGTACACGGGCGTTTCGAGAAGCCGCAGCAAGTTGGTATACAAGCAAGTTTGGCATTTCTGTCGATCCCGAAACCGAAGTTTTACCGCTGATTGGTTCGCAAGAAGGAACAGCGCATTTACCACTGGCGGTATTAAATCCTGGCGATTTTGCTTTATTACTCGATCCTGGCTATCCTTCGCACGCGGGTGGCGTTTATTTAGCAAGTGGTCAAATTTACCCGATGCCATTACGCGCAGAAAATGGCTTTTTGCCTGTGTTTGCAGATATTCCCGCGCCCGTACTCGCGCAGTCGCGGATGATGGTACTGAGCTATCCGCATAATCCGACAAGTGCGATCGCGCCTTTGGCCTTCTTTCAAGCAGCGGTGGCGTTTTGTCAACAACACAATCTTGTGTTAGTTCACGACTTTCCGTATGTCGATCTTGTCTTTACACAAGGAAGCCAAAATTCCCAATTGCTCGCGCCTTCTATTCTCCAAGCCGATCCAGAAAAGTCCGTATCGATTGAGTTTTTCACGCTCTCGAAGTCGTACAATATGGGCGGGTTCCGCGTAGGGTATGCGATCGGTAATGCGAAGTTGATTCGGGCATTACGTCAAGTCAAAGCGGCGGTTGATTTTAACCAATATCGCGGAATTTTAAACGGTGCGATCGCAGCGCTTACTGGTTCGCAATCACAAGTGTCAATAGTTGTCAAGACTTTTCGGCAACGCCGCGATGCATTTATTGATGCGTTGCACCGCATCAACTGGCAAGTTCCTACACCTGATGCGACGATGTACATCTGGGCAAAATTACCCAAACAGTGGAACGATTCGATTCAATTTTGTACCGAACTCGTCGAAACGACAGGCGTTGCGGCTTCTCCTGGTGCGGGTTTTGGTAAATTTGGTGAAGGCTACGTGCGGTTTGCGTTGGTTCGCGATCCCGCTATCTTAGAAACTGCAGTTGAGCGCATCGCGACGTTTTTACATTCGCGTTAA